From the Brassica rapa cultivar Chiifu-401-42 unplaced genomic scaffold, CAAS_Brap_v3.01 Scaffold0086, whole genome shotgun sequence genome, one window contains:
- the LOC117129736 gene encoding uncharacterized protein LOC117129736, whose translation MIRKPAASRGRNMTYPFYCVQMANRGTGDDGRGRIWGEGMDWTGGGLGHRSDQDNGNGISEMFGHDRSPLQRTRSFPVYGNMTRVREDSMASIGPSRNWDQRHQHDQSAQSNPRPDQNRATERPQDHGTENTLKLLHDVMTEALGNQGRRTQPPEVSKLLSTMKNIGSYKFKGGSDPIEADKWITMMEKNFEAMECPEEYKKKIAVYYLEGDATGWWDSIDRQRGHNITSWESFKGEFERKYFPPEAKHRLERQFMNLVQGDRPVRSYESEFTRLRRHVFDGREDEATMIRNFMYGLKPELGSRLAGSNFSSLSELVEKAVNVETVLEAERKTLPHSGGHTKFSQGERPNFNKGPRSYKGKGRGFGGQANNRANPCDPSRNPSSS comes from the exons ATGATTAGGAAACCAGCCGCTTCCCGTGGTAGGAATATGACTTACCCTTTTTATTGTGTGCAGATGGCTAATCGCGGGACAGGTGATGATGGACGAGGTCGGATATGGGGAGAGGGTATGGATTGGACAGGCGGAGGATTGGGTCACAGATCAGATCAGGATAATGGAAATGGCATTAGTGAGATGTTTGGACACGATAGGAGCCCTCTGCAGAGAACAAGATCTTTTCCTGTTTACGGTAACATGACTAGAGTGAGAGAAGACAGTATGGCGAGTATTGGCCCAAGTCGTAATTGGGACCAGAGACATCAACATGATCAATCCGCTCAATCAAACCCAAGGCCAGATCAGAACCGTGCCACCGAAAGACCACAAGATCATGGAACCGAAAACACCTTGAAGCTTTTACATGACGTGATGACCGAGGCACTTGGTAACCAAGGCAGGCGTACTCAACCCCCTGAAGTTTCCAAGCTATTATCTACCATGAAGAACATTGGATCCTACAAGTTCAAAGGAGgatccgatcctattgaggccgaCAAGTGGATTACTATGATGGAGAAGAATTTTGAAGCCATGGAGTGCCCGGAGGAGTATAAGAAGAAGATCGCTGTGTACTACTTGGAAGGCGACGCCACAGGATGGTGGGACAGCATAGACAGACAGCGTGGACACAACATCACATCATGGGAGTCGTTCAAGGGAGAGTTTGAGAGGAAATACTTTCCTCCAGAAGCAAAGCATCGATTGGAGCGCCAGTTCATGAACCTTGTTCAAGGAGATAGGCCAGTGAGGAGTTACGAATCTGAGTTCACAAGGTTGAGGCGACATGTCTTTGATGGGCGTGAAGATGAAGCAACTATGATCCGTAACTTTATGTACGGATTGAAGCCGGAGCTTGGAAGTCGTTTAGCTGGAAGCAACTTTAGCAGCTTATCTGAGCTAGTGGAAAAAGCTGTTAATGTTGAAACTGTATTGGAGGCTGAAAGGAAGACCTTACCACATTCTGGTGGACACACCAAGTTTAGCCAAGGAGAAAGGCCAAATTTCAACAAGGGTCCAAGATCTTACAAAGGAAAAGGGCGAGGATTTGGAGGCCAAGCCAACAATCGTG ccaatcccTGCGACCCCTCTCGCAATCCGAGCTCCTCCTAG
- the LOC117129733 gene encoding putative cytochrome c biosynthesis ccmC-like mitochondrial protein — MSVPLLQPSFLMSKTRSYAQILIGSWLFLTAMAIHLSLGVAPLDLQQGGNSRILYVHVPAARMSIIVYIATAINTFLFLLTKHPLYLRSSGTGIEMGAFFTLFTLVTGGFRGRPMWGTFWVWDARLTSVFISFLIYLGALRFQKLPVEPASISIRAGPIDIPIIKSSVNWWNTSHQPGSISRSGTSIHVPMPIPILSNFANFPFSTRILFVLETRLPIPSFLESPITEEIEAREGIPKPSSLACIHG; from the coding sequence ATGTCCGTTCCGTTATTACAACCTTCTTTTTTGATGTCAAAGACCAGAAGCTACGCGCAAATTCTCATTGGGTCTTGGTTGTTCTTAACAGCGATGGCTATTCATTTAAGTCTTGGGGTAGCACCACTAGATCTTCAACAAGGTGGAAATTCTCGTATTCTCTATGTACATGTTCCTGCGGCTCGGATGAGTATTATTGTTTATATCGCCACGGCTATAAACACTTTCTTGTTCCTATTAACAAAACATCCCCTTTATCTTCGCTCTTCCGGAACCGGTATAGAAATGGGTGCTTTTTTTACGTTGTTTACCTTAGTTACTGGGGGGTTTCGGGGAAGACCAATGTGGGGGACCTTTTGGGTGTGGGATGCTCGTTTGACCTCTGTATTCATCTCGTTTCTTATTTACCTGGGTGCACTGCGTTTTCAAAAGCTTCCTGTCGAACCGGCTTCTATTTCAATTCGTGCTGGACCGATCGATATACCAATAATAAAGTCTTCAGTCAACTGGTGGAATACATCGCATCAACCTGGGAGCATTAGCCGATCTGGTACATCAATACATGTTCCTATGCCCATTCCAATCTTGTCTAACTTTGCTAACTTCCCCTTCTCAACCCGTATCTTGTTTGTTCTGGAAACACGTCTTCCTATTCCATCTTTTCTCGAATCTCCTATAACGGAAGAAATTGAAGCTCGAGAAGGAATACCAAAACCTAGTTCACTCGCTTGCATCCATGGCTGA
- the LOC117129735 gene encoding uncharacterized protein LOC117129735, protein MDWLSSYGVQIDCGKGRLLFGRGKRPEMVYYGISPSMTVSLVAAMRVQDLFQDGDVYLVTLSVSGGATNDEVKVEDIEVVQEFEDIFAPLKELPPPRSNPFTITLEPEAKPIAKAPYRMAPA, encoded by the coding sequence ATGGATTGGTTATCGAGCTACGGAGTTCAGATCGACTGTGGAAAGGGAAGGTTGTTGTTCGGCAGAGGTAAACGACCAGAGATGGTATACTATGGAATCAGTCCTAGTATGACCGTGTCTTTAGTAGCAGCGATGAGagtacaagatttgtttcaagacggggatgtatatttggtgaccttatcggttagtggaggagccactaatgatgaagttaaggtcgaagacatagaagtggtccaagagtttgaggatatctttgcaccactaaaggaattacctccacctcggagtaatccctttaccattactttggagcctgaagcaaaacctatagctaaggcaccatatcggatggcacctgcg